The proteins below are encoded in one region of Chaetodon trifascialis isolate fChaTrf1 chromosome 11, fChaTrf1.hap1, whole genome shotgun sequence:
- the mbnl1 gene encoding muscleblind-like protein 1 isoform X1, giving the protein MAMNMAHIRDTKWLTLEVCREFQRGTCSRSDQECKFAHPAKSCQVDNGRVIACFDSLKGRCSRENCKYLHPPPHLKTQLEINGRNNLIQQKNMAMLAQQMQLANAMMPGTQLPPMVRGHTRMNTPQLLPTPMFSLTPGLATNANAAAAAAAAFNPYLSPVSPGLMPPEILPSTPVLMASSPNVSQVPNAAAAAAQKLLRTDRLEVCREYQRGNCSRGENDCRFAHPADSTMIDTNDNTVTVCMDYIKGRCSREKCKYFHPPAHLQAKIKAAQHQVNQATAAAAMTQSAVKSLKRPLDATFDLGIAPSVMAPLPKRAALEKANGASAMFNTGMLQYQQALASMQFQQQAAFLPSGSILCMTPAASVVPMMHGGTPATVSAATTSATSVPFATASTNQDSSLSKLTTNEYMQLIPIISADHLSSHKYLTQM; this is encoded by the exons ATGGCGATGAACATGGCACACATCCGCGACACCAAGTGGCTGACACTTGAGGTATGTAGGGAGTTCCAGAGGGGCACGTGCTCGCGCTCAGACCAGGAGTGCAAGTTCGCTCATCCGGCCAAGAGCTGTCAGGTGGACAACGGACGGGTCATCGCATGCTTCGACTCACTCAAG GGCCGTTGTTCCAGGGAGAACTGCAAGTACCTGCACCCCCCTCCTCACCTAAAGACCCAGCTCGAGATCAATGGCAGGAACAACCTGATCCAGCAGAAGAACATGGCCATGCTGGCCCAGCAGATGCAGCTCGCCAATGCCATGATGCCTGGCACGCAGCTACCACCTATGGTGAGAGGACACACACGTATGAACACACCACAGCTACTGCCCACG CCCATGTTCTCGTTGACGCCAGGCCTGGCCACCAACGCCAACgcggcagcagctgcagctgcggCCTTTAATCCCTACCTGAGCCCTGTGTCACCAGGCCTGATGCCCCCAGAGATCCTGCCCAGCACCCCTGTCCTCATGGCCTCCAGCCCCAACGTCAGCCAAGTCCccaacgctgctgctgctgcagcccagaAACTGCTGAGAACAGATAGACTTGAG GTGTGTCGGGAATATCAGCGGGGCAACTGCTCTCGGGGGGAGAACGACTGCCGCTTCGCCCACCCCGCTGACAGCACCATGATCGACACCAATGACAACACCGTCACCGTGTGCATGGACTACATCAAGGGCCGGTGCTCCCGAGAAAAGTGCAAGTACTTCCACCCGCCGGCCCATCTGCAGGCCAAGATCAAGGCTGCCCAGCACCAGGTGAACCAGGCCACCGCTGCCGCGGCCATG ACTCAGTCGGCTGTCAAATCACTGAAGCGACCCCTCGACGCAACCTTTGACCTG GGCATCGCCCCTAGTGTCATGGCTCCCCTGCCCAAGCGGGCAGCCCTGGAGAAGGCCAACGGGGCCTCTGCCATGTTTAACACCGGCATGCTCCAGTACCAACAGGCCCTGGCCAGCATGCAGTTTCAGCAGCAGGCTGCTTTCCTCCCATCAG GCTCAATATTGTGCATGACACCTGCAGCCAGCGTTG TTCCCATGATGCACGGTGGTACTCCAGCCACTGTGTCTGCAGCCACCACATCTGCCACAAGCGTTCCCTTCGCAACTGCCTCCACCAATCAG GACTCTTCCTTATCAAAGTTGACTACCAACGAATACATGCAATTG ATTCCAATAATATCTGCAGATCATCTGAGTAGTCACAAGTACTTGACTCAAATGTAG
- the mbnl1 gene encoding muscleblind-like protein 1 isoform X12, with protein sequence MAMNMAHIRDTKWLTLEVCREFQRGTCSRSDQECKFAHPAKSCQVDNGRVIACFDSLKGRCSRENCKYLHPPPHLKTQLEINGRNNLIQQKNMAMLAQQMQLANAMMPGTQLPPMVRGHTRMNTPQLLPTPMFSLTPGLATNANAAAAAAAAFNPYLSPVSPGLMPPEILPSTPVLMASSPNVSQVPNAAAAAAQKLLRTDRLEVCREYQRGNCSRGENDCRFAHPADSTMIDTNDNTVTVCMDYIKGRCSREKCKYFHPPAHLQAKIKAAQHQGIAPSVMAPLPKRAALEKANGASAMFNTGMLQYQQALASMQFQQQAAFLPSGSILCMTPAASVVPMMHGGTPATVSAATTSATSVPFATASTNQDSSLSKLTTNEYMQLIPIISADHLSSHKYLTQM encoded by the exons ATGGCGATGAACATGGCACACATCCGCGACACCAAGTGGCTGACACTTGAGGTATGTAGGGAGTTCCAGAGGGGCACGTGCTCGCGCTCAGACCAGGAGTGCAAGTTCGCTCATCCGGCCAAGAGCTGTCAGGTGGACAACGGACGGGTCATCGCATGCTTCGACTCACTCAAG GGCCGTTGTTCCAGGGAGAACTGCAAGTACCTGCACCCCCCTCCTCACCTAAAGACCCAGCTCGAGATCAATGGCAGGAACAACCTGATCCAGCAGAAGAACATGGCCATGCTGGCCCAGCAGATGCAGCTCGCCAATGCCATGATGCCTGGCACGCAGCTACCACCTATGGTGAGAGGACACACACGTATGAACACACCACAGCTACTGCCCACG CCCATGTTCTCGTTGACGCCAGGCCTGGCCACCAACGCCAACgcggcagcagctgcagctgcggCCTTTAATCCCTACCTGAGCCCTGTGTCACCAGGCCTGATGCCCCCAGAGATCCTGCCCAGCACCCCTGTCCTCATGGCCTCCAGCCCCAACGTCAGCCAAGTCCccaacgctgctgctgctgcagcccagaAACTGCTGAGAACAGATAGACTTGAG GTGTGTCGGGAATATCAGCGGGGCAACTGCTCTCGGGGGGAGAACGACTGCCGCTTCGCCCACCCCGCTGACAGCACCATGATCGACACCAATGACAACACCGTCACCGTGTGCATGGACTACATCAAGGGCCGGTGCTCCCGAGAAAAGTGCAAGTACTTCCACCCGCCGGCCCATCTGCAGGCCAAGATCAAGGCTGCCCAGCACCAG GGCATCGCCCCTAGTGTCATGGCTCCCCTGCCCAAGCGGGCAGCCCTGGAGAAGGCCAACGGGGCCTCTGCCATGTTTAACACCGGCATGCTCCAGTACCAACAGGCCCTGGCCAGCATGCAGTTTCAGCAGCAGGCTGCTTTCCTCCCATCAG GCTCAATATTGTGCATGACACCTGCAGCCAGCGTTG TTCCCATGATGCACGGTGGTACTCCAGCCACTGTGTCTGCAGCCACCACATCTGCCACAAGCGTTCCCTTCGCAACTGCCTCCACCAATCAG GACTCTTCCTTATCAAAGTTGACTACCAACGAATACATGCAATTG ATTCCAATAATATCTGCAGATCATCTGAGTAGTCACAAGTACTTGACTCAAATGTAG
- the mbnl1 gene encoding muscleblind-like protein 1 isoform X3 encodes MAMNMAHIRDTKWLTLEVCREFQRGTCSRSDQECKFAHPAKSCQVDNGRVIACFDSLKGRCSRENCKYLHPPPHLKTQLEINGRNNLIQQKNMAMLAQQMQLANAMMPGTQLPPMVRGHTRMNTPQLLPTPMFSLTPGLATNANAAAAAAAAFNPYLSPVSPGLMPPEILPSTPVLMASSPNVSQVPNAAAAAAQKLLRTDRLEVCREYQRGNCSRGENDCRFAHPADSTMIDTNDNTVTVCMDYIKGRCSREKCKYFHPPAHLQAKIKAAQHQTQSAVKSLKRPLDATFDLGIAPSVMAPLPKRAALEKANGASAMFNTGMLQYQQALASMQFQQQAAFLPSGSILCMTPAASVVPMMHGGTPATVSAATTSATSVPFATASTNQDSSLSKLTTNEYMQLIPIISADHLSSHKYLTQM; translated from the exons ATGGCGATGAACATGGCACACATCCGCGACACCAAGTGGCTGACACTTGAGGTATGTAGGGAGTTCCAGAGGGGCACGTGCTCGCGCTCAGACCAGGAGTGCAAGTTCGCTCATCCGGCCAAGAGCTGTCAGGTGGACAACGGACGGGTCATCGCATGCTTCGACTCACTCAAG GGCCGTTGTTCCAGGGAGAACTGCAAGTACCTGCACCCCCCTCCTCACCTAAAGACCCAGCTCGAGATCAATGGCAGGAACAACCTGATCCAGCAGAAGAACATGGCCATGCTGGCCCAGCAGATGCAGCTCGCCAATGCCATGATGCCTGGCACGCAGCTACCACCTATGGTGAGAGGACACACACGTATGAACACACCACAGCTACTGCCCACG CCCATGTTCTCGTTGACGCCAGGCCTGGCCACCAACGCCAACgcggcagcagctgcagctgcggCCTTTAATCCCTACCTGAGCCCTGTGTCACCAGGCCTGATGCCCCCAGAGATCCTGCCCAGCACCCCTGTCCTCATGGCCTCCAGCCCCAACGTCAGCCAAGTCCccaacgctgctgctgctgcagcccagaAACTGCTGAGAACAGATAGACTTGAG GTGTGTCGGGAATATCAGCGGGGCAACTGCTCTCGGGGGGAGAACGACTGCCGCTTCGCCCACCCCGCTGACAGCACCATGATCGACACCAATGACAACACCGTCACCGTGTGCATGGACTACATCAAGGGCCGGTGCTCCCGAGAAAAGTGCAAGTACTTCCACCCGCCGGCCCATCTGCAGGCCAAGATCAAGGCTGCCCAGCACCAG ACTCAGTCGGCTGTCAAATCACTGAAGCGACCCCTCGACGCAACCTTTGACCTG GGCATCGCCCCTAGTGTCATGGCTCCCCTGCCCAAGCGGGCAGCCCTGGAGAAGGCCAACGGGGCCTCTGCCATGTTTAACACCGGCATGCTCCAGTACCAACAGGCCCTGGCCAGCATGCAGTTTCAGCAGCAGGCTGCTTTCCTCCCATCAG GCTCAATATTGTGCATGACACCTGCAGCCAGCGTTG TTCCCATGATGCACGGTGGTACTCCAGCCACTGTGTCTGCAGCCACCACATCTGCCACAAGCGTTCCCTTCGCAACTGCCTCCACCAATCAG GACTCTTCCTTATCAAAGTTGACTACCAACGAATACATGCAATTG ATTCCAATAATATCTGCAGATCATCTGAGTAGTCACAAGTACTTGACTCAAATGTAG
- the mbnl1 gene encoding muscleblind-like protein 1 isoform X17, which yields MAMNMAHIRDTKWLTLEVCREFQRGTCSRSDQECKFAHPAKSCQVDNGRVIACFDSLKGRCSRENCKYLHPPPHLKTQLEINGRNNLIQQKNMAMLAQQMQLANAMMPGTQLPPMPMFSLTPGLATNANAAAAAAAAFNPYLSPVSPGLMPPEILPSTPVLMASSPNVSQVPNAAAAAAQKLLRTDRLEVCREYQRGNCSRGENDCRFAHPADSTMIDTNDNTVTVCMDYIKGRCSREKCKYFHPPAHLQAKIKAAQHQVNQATAAAAMGIAPSVMAPLPKRAALEKANGASAMFNTGMLQYQQALASMQFQQQAAFLPSGSILCMTPAASVVPMMHGGTPATVSAATTSATSVPFATASTNQLTTNEYMQLIPIISADHLSSHKYLTQM from the exons ATGGCGATGAACATGGCACACATCCGCGACACCAAGTGGCTGACACTTGAGGTATGTAGGGAGTTCCAGAGGGGCACGTGCTCGCGCTCAGACCAGGAGTGCAAGTTCGCTCATCCGGCCAAGAGCTGTCAGGTGGACAACGGACGGGTCATCGCATGCTTCGACTCACTCAAG GGCCGTTGTTCCAGGGAGAACTGCAAGTACCTGCACCCCCCTCCTCACCTAAAGACCCAGCTCGAGATCAATGGCAGGAACAACCTGATCCAGCAGAAGAACATGGCCATGCTGGCCCAGCAGATGCAGCTCGCCAATGCCATGATGCCTGGCACGCAGCTACCACCTATG CCCATGTTCTCGTTGACGCCAGGCCTGGCCACCAACGCCAACgcggcagcagctgcagctgcggCCTTTAATCCCTACCTGAGCCCTGTGTCACCAGGCCTGATGCCCCCAGAGATCCTGCCCAGCACCCCTGTCCTCATGGCCTCCAGCCCCAACGTCAGCCAAGTCCccaacgctgctgctgctgcagcccagaAACTGCTGAGAACAGATAGACTTGAG GTGTGTCGGGAATATCAGCGGGGCAACTGCTCTCGGGGGGAGAACGACTGCCGCTTCGCCCACCCCGCTGACAGCACCATGATCGACACCAATGACAACACCGTCACCGTGTGCATGGACTACATCAAGGGCCGGTGCTCCCGAGAAAAGTGCAAGTACTTCCACCCGCCGGCCCATCTGCAGGCCAAGATCAAGGCTGCCCAGCACCAGGTGAACCAGGCCACCGCTGCCGCGGCCATG GGCATCGCCCCTAGTGTCATGGCTCCCCTGCCCAAGCGGGCAGCCCTGGAGAAGGCCAACGGGGCCTCTGCCATGTTTAACACCGGCATGCTCCAGTACCAACAGGCCCTGGCCAGCATGCAGTTTCAGCAGCAGGCTGCTTTCCTCCCATCAG GCTCAATATTGTGCATGACACCTGCAGCCAGCGTTG TTCCCATGATGCACGGTGGTACTCCAGCCACTGTGTCTGCAGCCACCACATCTGCCACAAGCGTTCCCTTCGCAACTGCCTCCACCAATCAG TTGACTACCAACGAATACATGCAATTG ATTCCAATAATATCTGCAGATCATCTGAGTAGTCACAAGTACTTGACTCAAATGTAG
- the mbnl1 gene encoding muscleblind-like protein 1 isoform X15 produces the protein MAMNMAHIRDTKWLTLEVCREFQRGTCSRSDQECKFAHPAKSCQVDNGRVIACFDSLKGRCSRENCKYLHPPPHLKTQLEINGRNNLIQQKNMAMLAQQMQLANAMMPGTQLPPMPMFSLTPGLATNANAAAAAAAAFNPYLSPVSPGLMPPEILPSTPVLMASSPNVSQVPNAAAAAAQKLLRTDRLEVCREYQRGNCSRGENDCRFAHPADSTMIDTNDNTVTVCMDYIKGRCSREKCKYFHPPAHLQAKIKAAQHQVNQATAAAAMGIAPSVMAPLPKRAALEKANGASAMFNTGMLQYQQALASMQFQQQAAFLPSGSILCMTPAASVVPMMHGGTPATVSAATTSATSVPFATASTNQDSSLSKLTTNEYMQLIPIISADHLSSHKYLTQM, from the exons ATGGCGATGAACATGGCACACATCCGCGACACCAAGTGGCTGACACTTGAGGTATGTAGGGAGTTCCAGAGGGGCACGTGCTCGCGCTCAGACCAGGAGTGCAAGTTCGCTCATCCGGCCAAGAGCTGTCAGGTGGACAACGGACGGGTCATCGCATGCTTCGACTCACTCAAG GGCCGTTGTTCCAGGGAGAACTGCAAGTACCTGCACCCCCCTCCTCACCTAAAGACCCAGCTCGAGATCAATGGCAGGAACAACCTGATCCAGCAGAAGAACATGGCCATGCTGGCCCAGCAGATGCAGCTCGCCAATGCCATGATGCCTGGCACGCAGCTACCACCTATG CCCATGTTCTCGTTGACGCCAGGCCTGGCCACCAACGCCAACgcggcagcagctgcagctgcggCCTTTAATCCCTACCTGAGCCCTGTGTCACCAGGCCTGATGCCCCCAGAGATCCTGCCCAGCACCCCTGTCCTCATGGCCTCCAGCCCCAACGTCAGCCAAGTCCccaacgctgctgctgctgcagcccagaAACTGCTGAGAACAGATAGACTTGAG GTGTGTCGGGAATATCAGCGGGGCAACTGCTCTCGGGGGGAGAACGACTGCCGCTTCGCCCACCCCGCTGACAGCACCATGATCGACACCAATGACAACACCGTCACCGTGTGCATGGACTACATCAAGGGCCGGTGCTCCCGAGAAAAGTGCAAGTACTTCCACCCGCCGGCCCATCTGCAGGCCAAGATCAAGGCTGCCCAGCACCAGGTGAACCAGGCCACCGCTGCCGCGGCCATG GGCATCGCCCCTAGTGTCATGGCTCCCCTGCCCAAGCGGGCAGCCCTGGAGAAGGCCAACGGGGCCTCTGCCATGTTTAACACCGGCATGCTCCAGTACCAACAGGCCCTGGCCAGCATGCAGTTTCAGCAGCAGGCTGCTTTCCTCCCATCAG GCTCAATATTGTGCATGACACCTGCAGCCAGCGTTG TTCCCATGATGCACGGTGGTACTCCAGCCACTGTGTCTGCAGCCACCACATCTGCCACAAGCGTTCCCTTCGCAACTGCCTCCACCAATCAG GACTCTTCCTTATCAAAGTTGACTACCAACGAATACATGCAATTG ATTCCAATAATATCTGCAGATCATCTGAGTAGTCACAAGTACTTGACTCAAATGTAG
- the mbnl1 gene encoding muscleblind-like protein 1 isoform X13: MAMNMAHIRDTKWLTLEVCREFQRGTCSRSDQECKFAHPAKSCQVDNGRVIACFDSLKGRCSRENCKYLHPPPHLKTQLEINGRNNLIQQKNMAMLAQQMQLANAMMPGTQLPPMPMFSLTPGLATNANAAAAAAAAFNPYLSPVSPGLMPPEILPSTPVLMASSPNVSQVPNAAAAAAQKLLRTDRLEVCREYQRGNCSRGENDCRFAHPADSTMIDTNDNTVTVCMDYIKGRCSREKCKYFHPPAHLQAKIKAAQHQVNQATAAAAMTQSAVKSLKRPLDATFDLGIAPSVMAPLPKRAALEKANGASAMFNTGMLQYQQALASMQFQQQAAFLPSGSILCMTPAASVVPMMHGGTPATVSAATTSATSVPFATASTNQIPIISADHLSSHKYLTQM; this comes from the exons ATGGCGATGAACATGGCACACATCCGCGACACCAAGTGGCTGACACTTGAGGTATGTAGGGAGTTCCAGAGGGGCACGTGCTCGCGCTCAGACCAGGAGTGCAAGTTCGCTCATCCGGCCAAGAGCTGTCAGGTGGACAACGGACGGGTCATCGCATGCTTCGACTCACTCAAG GGCCGTTGTTCCAGGGAGAACTGCAAGTACCTGCACCCCCCTCCTCACCTAAAGACCCAGCTCGAGATCAATGGCAGGAACAACCTGATCCAGCAGAAGAACATGGCCATGCTGGCCCAGCAGATGCAGCTCGCCAATGCCATGATGCCTGGCACGCAGCTACCACCTATG CCCATGTTCTCGTTGACGCCAGGCCTGGCCACCAACGCCAACgcggcagcagctgcagctgcggCCTTTAATCCCTACCTGAGCCCTGTGTCACCAGGCCTGATGCCCCCAGAGATCCTGCCCAGCACCCCTGTCCTCATGGCCTCCAGCCCCAACGTCAGCCAAGTCCccaacgctgctgctgctgcagcccagaAACTGCTGAGAACAGATAGACTTGAG GTGTGTCGGGAATATCAGCGGGGCAACTGCTCTCGGGGGGAGAACGACTGCCGCTTCGCCCACCCCGCTGACAGCACCATGATCGACACCAATGACAACACCGTCACCGTGTGCATGGACTACATCAAGGGCCGGTGCTCCCGAGAAAAGTGCAAGTACTTCCACCCGCCGGCCCATCTGCAGGCCAAGATCAAGGCTGCCCAGCACCAGGTGAACCAGGCCACCGCTGCCGCGGCCATG ACTCAGTCGGCTGTCAAATCACTGAAGCGACCCCTCGACGCAACCTTTGACCTG GGCATCGCCCCTAGTGTCATGGCTCCCCTGCCCAAGCGGGCAGCCCTGGAGAAGGCCAACGGGGCCTCTGCCATGTTTAACACCGGCATGCTCCAGTACCAACAGGCCCTGGCCAGCATGCAGTTTCAGCAGCAGGCTGCTTTCCTCCCATCAG GCTCAATATTGTGCATGACACCTGCAGCCAGCGTTG TTCCCATGATGCACGGTGGTACTCCAGCCACTGTGTCTGCAGCCACCACATCTGCCACAAGCGTTCCCTTCGCAACTGCCTCCACCAATCAG ATTCCAATAATATCTGCAGATCATCTGAGTAGTCACAAGTACTTGACTCAAATGTAG
- the mbnl1 gene encoding muscleblind-like protein 1 isoform X7 — protein sequence MAMNMAHIRDTKWLTLEVCREFQRGTCSRSDQECKFAHPAKSCQVDNGRVIACFDSLKGRCSRENCKYLHPPPHLKTQLEINGRNNLIQQKNMAMLAQQMQLANAMMPGTQLPPMVRGHTRMNTPQLLPTPMFSLTPGLATNANAAAAAAAAFNPYLSPVSPGLMPPEILPSTPVLMASSPNVSQVPNAAAAAAQKLLRTDRLEVCREYQRGNCSRGENDCRFAHPADSTMIDTNDNTVTVCMDYIKGRCSREKCKYFHPPAHLQAKIKAAQHQVNQATAAAAMGIAPSVMAPLPKRAALEKANGASAMFNTGMLQYQQALASMQFQQQAAFLPSGSILCMTPAASVVPMMHGGTPATVSAATTSATSVPFATASTNQDSSLSKLTTNEYMQLIPIISADHLSSHKYLTQM from the exons ATGGCGATGAACATGGCACACATCCGCGACACCAAGTGGCTGACACTTGAGGTATGTAGGGAGTTCCAGAGGGGCACGTGCTCGCGCTCAGACCAGGAGTGCAAGTTCGCTCATCCGGCCAAGAGCTGTCAGGTGGACAACGGACGGGTCATCGCATGCTTCGACTCACTCAAG GGCCGTTGTTCCAGGGAGAACTGCAAGTACCTGCACCCCCCTCCTCACCTAAAGACCCAGCTCGAGATCAATGGCAGGAACAACCTGATCCAGCAGAAGAACATGGCCATGCTGGCCCAGCAGATGCAGCTCGCCAATGCCATGATGCCTGGCACGCAGCTACCACCTATGGTGAGAGGACACACACGTATGAACACACCACAGCTACTGCCCACG CCCATGTTCTCGTTGACGCCAGGCCTGGCCACCAACGCCAACgcggcagcagctgcagctgcggCCTTTAATCCCTACCTGAGCCCTGTGTCACCAGGCCTGATGCCCCCAGAGATCCTGCCCAGCACCCCTGTCCTCATGGCCTCCAGCCCCAACGTCAGCCAAGTCCccaacgctgctgctgctgcagcccagaAACTGCTGAGAACAGATAGACTTGAG GTGTGTCGGGAATATCAGCGGGGCAACTGCTCTCGGGGGGAGAACGACTGCCGCTTCGCCCACCCCGCTGACAGCACCATGATCGACACCAATGACAACACCGTCACCGTGTGCATGGACTACATCAAGGGCCGGTGCTCCCGAGAAAAGTGCAAGTACTTCCACCCGCCGGCCCATCTGCAGGCCAAGATCAAGGCTGCCCAGCACCAGGTGAACCAGGCCACCGCTGCCGCGGCCATG GGCATCGCCCCTAGTGTCATGGCTCCCCTGCCCAAGCGGGCAGCCCTGGAGAAGGCCAACGGGGCCTCTGCCATGTTTAACACCGGCATGCTCCAGTACCAACAGGCCCTGGCCAGCATGCAGTTTCAGCAGCAGGCTGCTTTCCTCCCATCAG GCTCAATATTGTGCATGACACCTGCAGCCAGCGTTG TTCCCATGATGCACGGTGGTACTCCAGCCACTGTGTCTGCAGCCACCACATCTGCCACAAGCGTTCCCTTCGCAACTGCCTCCACCAATCAG GACTCTTCCTTATCAAAGTTGACTACCAACGAATACATGCAATTG ATTCCAATAATATCTGCAGATCATCTGAGTAGTCACAAGTACTTGACTCAAATGTAG
- the mbnl1 gene encoding muscleblind-like protein 1 isoform X5 — protein sequence MAMNMAHIRDTKWLTLEVCREFQRGTCSRSDQECKFAHPAKSCQVDNGRVIACFDSLKGRCSRENCKYLHPPPHLKTQLEINGRNNLIQQKNMAMLAQQMQLANAMMPGTQLPPMPMFSLTPGLATNANAAAAAAAAFNPYLSPVSPGLMPPEILPSTPVLMASSPNVSQVPNAAAAAAQKLLRTDRLEVCREYQRGNCSRGENDCRFAHPADSTMIDTNDNTVTVCMDYIKGRCSREKCKYFHPPAHLQAKIKAAQHQVNQATAAAAMTQSAVKSLKRPLDATFDLGIAPSVMAPLPKRAALEKANGASAMFNTGMLQYQQALASMQFQQQAAFLPSGSILCMTPAASVVPMMHGGTPATVSAATTSATSVPFATASTNQDSSLSKLTTNEYMQLIPIISADHLSSHKYLTQM from the exons ATGGCGATGAACATGGCACACATCCGCGACACCAAGTGGCTGACACTTGAGGTATGTAGGGAGTTCCAGAGGGGCACGTGCTCGCGCTCAGACCAGGAGTGCAAGTTCGCTCATCCGGCCAAGAGCTGTCAGGTGGACAACGGACGGGTCATCGCATGCTTCGACTCACTCAAG GGCCGTTGTTCCAGGGAGAACTGCAAGTACCTGCACCCCCCTCCTCACCTAAAGACCCAGCTCGAGATCAATGGCAGGAACAACCTGATCCAGCAGAAGAACATGGCCATGCTGGCCCAGCAGATGCAGCTCGCCAATGCCATGATGCCTGGCACGCAGCTACCACCTATG CCCATGTTCTCGTTGACGCCAGGCCTGGCCACCAACGCCAACgcggcagcagctgcagctgcggCCTTTAATCCCTACCTGAGCCCTGTGTCACCAGGCCTGATGCCCCCAGAGATCCTGCCCAGCACCCCTGTCCTCATGGCCTCCAGCCCCAACGTCAGCCAAGTCCccaacgctgctgctgctgcagcccagaAACTGCTGAGAACAGATAGACTTGAG GTGTGTCGGGAATATCAGCGGGGCAACTGCTCTCGGGGGGAGAACGACTGCCGCTTCGCCCACCCCGCTGACAGCACCATGATCGACACCAATGACAACACCGTCACCGTGTGCATGGACTACATCAAGGGCCGGTGCTCCCGAGAAAAGTGCAAGTACTTCCACCCGCCGGCCCATCTGCAGGCCAAGATCAAGGCTGCCCAGCACCAGGTGAACCAGGCCACCGCTGCCGCGGCCATG ACTCAGTCGGCTGTCAAATCACTGAAGCGACCCCTCGACGCAACCTTTGACCTG GGCATCGCCCCTAGTGTCATGGCTCCCCTGCCCAAGCGGGCAGCCCTGGAGAAGGCCAACGGGGCCTCTGCCATGTTTAACACCGGCATGCTCCAGTACCAACAGGCCCTGGCCAGCATGCAGTTTCAGCAGCAGGCTGCTTTCCTCCCATCAG GCTCAATATTGTGCATGACACCTGCAGCCAGCGTTG TTCCCATGATGCACGGTGGTACTCCAGCCACTGTGTCTGCAGCCACCACATCTGCCACAAGCGTTCCCTTCGCAACTGCCTCCACCAATCAG GACTCTTCCTTATCAAAGTTGACTACCAACGAATACATGCAATTG ATTCCAATAATATCTGCAGATCATCTGAGTAGTCACAAGTACTTGACTCAAATGTAG